Below is a window of Mycobacterium dioxanotrophicus DNA.
GCGAGCCGGTGGTCTCGGTCAACGGTGTGCGCACCGGGACCTGTTCGCACGGTGCGTCGCGGGTGGCCTCGTAGACCAGCATGAGCGTCAAGTCACGTAGCGCCGCGCGGAAGCCCGCGTTGTCGGTGCGCTCGTCACGCAAGGTGGTCAGCCGGGCAGCGGCCAGTGGGTGCTCGACGACACGTACGTCCATGCGCCGACCTTAAACGCTCTGCGCCGGATCAGGGACCGCAGTGGCGATGTGCGTCAACTTGTTCGGGCTGAGCACCCACAACAGCTCATCGATACCGTCCGCCGACGCCGCGACCGTCAGAAACGCCGCCAGGGTGCCGTCCTGCGAAATCAGCGCGGCGGCCTGTCCATTCGCGGTGATCCAGGTGACCGTGGAGTTGCGCCAGAACCGGCGCCGGAACGCCAGCACGAACTTCGCGACCCGCTGCCTGCCGACGACGGGAATGGGCGCGGCGTTGCGCATCCCGTTCCCGTCGGTGTAGCTGGCCACGTCGGAGGCCAACAACTCCTCCAGCTCCGACATGTCGCCGGTCTGCGCCGCGGCCACGAACGCCGTCAACAACCGCCGCTGTTCGTCGGTGCTGGCCGGCTCGCCGCGCCGGGCGACCAGATGCCTACGGGCCCGGCTCACCAACTGACGGGCGTTGACGTCACTGACGGCGATGGTCTCGCCGATCAATTCGTACGGGTAGTCGAACGCCT
It encodes the following:
- a CDS encoding RNA polymerase sigma-70 factor is translated as MTDLADAEEVFTKVRPRLFGLAYRMLGSVAEAEDVLQDAWVRWQATERDEVREPAAFLTTMVTRMCVNVLQSARVRRETYIGPWLPDPVDTSADPALGAERGEALQVATLMLMEKLAPPERAAYILREAFDYPYELIGETIAVSDVNARQLVSRARRHLVARRGEPASTDEQRRLLTAFVAAAQTGDMSELEELLASDVASYTDGNGMRNAAPIPVVGRQRVAKFVLAFRRRFWRNSTVTWITANGQAAALISQDGTLAAFLTVAASADGIDELLWVLSPNKLTHIATAVPDPAQSV